The uncultured Bacteroides sp. DNA segment CGCGAGCAGAAGGTTTGAGTGCTGCTGCCTTTTCGGTTACACTGGCATCATAGAAATAAAGTCCGGGCACAGCATAATTACTTTTGGGCTGAGCAGGTTTCTCTTCTAAAGAAACAACCTTTCCGCTATTATCAAACTCTACCACTCCATAAGCTCTGGGATCTTTCACATAATAGCCAAAGATACATGCACCTTTACCGGTCTCGGCTGCCCGACGTAGCATAGTGGAGAATCCCTGTCCATAGAACATATTATCACCAAGAATCAAGCAGGCCGGTTCTCCGGCAAGAAATTCAGCGCCAAGAACAAAAGCTTGCGCCAAACCATTAGGATTCTCTTGCACCTTATAATGAAAATTCATACCAATTTCTTCGCCTGTACCCAATAGTTCACGAAACATTGGCAAATCTCGTGGAGTAGAGATAATCAACACTTCACGGATACCGGCAAGCATCAGAGTAGAAAGTGGATAATAGATCATCGGTTTATCATAAACCGGCATAATCTGTTTTGAGATTGCTCTCGAGAGAGGATAAAGACGCGTAGCACTTCCTCCGGCCAGGATTATTCCCTTCATACAAGTTAGTTTATTTATTGCAAAGAACGCAAAGATATTTGATGTAGCAAAATAAAAAGAGAATATTATTAAACAATATAACATCTTTCATCCGGCCAATTCTATTACTTCCAAATCCTTGAACTCTCCATTCTCAACGCTGAAACGAACCATTGTGCGCACCTTATGAAATCCGGAAAGGCCTGCGGCTCCGGGATTGATATGAAGCATACCAAGTGTCTTATCGTATTTTACCTTTAATATATGCGAATGCCCACTAATAAAAAGTTTAGGGGGTCTAACTAGCAGACTGCCGCGAATGGAAGAATCGTAATTACCCGGATAACCTCCGATATGTTTTATCAAGACTTCGGCTCCATCTACTGTAAAACGATTTATCTGGGGATAAATTCGCCGTATATCCTGCCCATCTATATTACCATATACAGCACGAAAAGGGCGAAAGTCGGC contains these protein-coding regions:
- a CDS encoding metallophosphoesterase family protein, whose product is MTRIGLLSDTHAYWDDKYLTYFEACDEIWHAGDIGSLEVAQKLADFRPFRAVYGNIDGQDIRRIYPQINRFTVDGAEVLIKHIGGYPGNYDSSIRGSLLVRPPKLFISGHSHILKVKYDKTLGMLHINPGAAGLSGFHKVRTMVRFSVENGEFKDLEVIELAG
- the rfbA gene encoding glucose-1-phosphate thymidylyltransferase RfbA, with the translated sequence MKGIILAGGSATRLYPLSRAISKQIMPVYDKPMIYYPLSTLMLAGIREVLIISTPRDLPMFRELLGTGEEIGMNFHYKVQENPNGLAQAFVLGAEFLAGEPACLILGDNMFYGQGFSTMLRRAAETGKGACIFGYYVKDPRAYGVVEFDNSGKVVSLEEKPAQPKSNYAVPGLYFYDASVTEKAAALKPSARGEYEITDLNKLYLEEGTLKVELFGRGFAWLDTGNCDSLLEASNFVATIQNRQGFYVSCIEEIAWRNGWISLDQLIALGKKLEKTEYGRYLIDLAVNS